One Siniperca chuatsi isolate FFG_IHB_CAS linkage group LG1, ASM2008510v1, whole genome shotgun sequence genomic window, CAGCTCCCTCATTCTGCCACAGTTCACAGCACATGTGTCAGGCTGGTGACCCACCACCAGGTCCAAAGTGGGCAGGAAAGTGGTGCTGGTCACCTCCCTGAAGCCTAAAAGGGATGTGAGAGAGGGGCTGTCTGGAGGGAAGGTTTTATATCCCCTCCCCATACCTGGACAACCTCCCCAGGTTGCCCTCTCCCTCAGCCTCACAGCCTGCCGGATCTTCTTCCAGCCCAGGTGGTTGAGCTCCAGAAGGTTAAGCAGGATACaaaaaacaccaacacaaaACATGAAGAGCAGGAAGATGGTCTTCTCCGTGGGCCTGGAGACGTAGCATTCCACTGGCTGGCTGCAGGGGGCCGAGGTACAAAGGAAATGGACAGGAACCTGGAAGCCAAACAGCTTCCACTGAGCCAGGACAAACCCCACCTCTAGAACAGCCCGTAAACACACATGTAAGACATAACATTTAGACAAAACCCCTCCAGACACCATGTGACCCTCTGCACTCCCTTCCCTGAAGGTGCAAGTTTGGGCGTGACTCAAGGACACCATGTTGTTGGGGTCTCCCTTCTGGAGGCTCTGGGCGGTGATGCCCTCCAGCACATCTACCAAGCTGTGACCTAGATGCTTATGGGAGCGGATGGAGCAGCTGTCTGAGTCGCAGCTCCGATCATACACCTCCCGTCCACTGCCTCGCCCTACATCTGTGCCTGCCTGCTCTGGGATATCCCCAGGTCCTTGCCCCTGCCTCTGGGTGGTGTTGtgaggcagcttggacaggttGTGCCACGTGTAGATGATGAAGCAGAGGGATGGCGTGGAGACACTGATGATGTGGAAGACCCAGAAGCGAGGTTGCGATATGGGCGCAAACACGTCGTAGCAGACGGTGGAACATCCCGGCTGCAGTGTGTTGCACACGAACATCTCCTGCTCATCGGTATACACATCCTCAGTCGCCACGGCGACAATGAGCAGCCGGAAGATAACCATGACGGTGAGCCACAGGCGACCGATCATGGTGGAGTGCTGGTGAACA contains:
- the LOC122872838 gene encoding gap junction delta-2 protein-like, whose amino-acid sequence is MTEWTLLKRLLDAVHQHSTMIGRLWLTVMVIFRLLIVAVATEDVYTDEQEMFVCNTLQPGCSTVCYDVFAPISQPRFWVFHIISVSTPSLCFIIYTWHNLSKLPHNTTQRQGQGPGDIPEQAGTDVGRGSGREVYDRSCDSDSCSIRSHKHLGHSLVDVLEGITAQSLQKGDPNNMVSLSHAQTCTFREGSAEGHMVSGGVLSKCYVLHVCLRAVLEVGFVLAQWKLFGFQVPVHFLCTSAPCSQPVECYVSRPTEKTIFLLFMFCVGVFCILLNLLELNHLGWKKIRQAVRLRERATWGGCPGMGRGYKTFPPDSPSLTSLLGFREVTSTTFLPTLDLVVGHQPDTCAVNCGRMRELEEVRETRPEQPERQDSHKGERQPLKSKREIRGSKQRSAEVWI